From Herbaspirillum sp. WKF16:
GCGCGACGTTGCCGTGCAGGCGCTGGAAGGCGGTGAACATCCGGCCCATGTGGCCGGCCGGAATGCCCAGGCCGTTGTCGCGCACGTAGTAGGTGTTCAAGCCCTCGCCGTCGCCGGCGCCGTCCACGCTCATGCAGCCGATTTCGATGCGGCCGGCGCGCTTGGGATCGAGGTAGTTGACCGCATTGCCCACCAGGTTGCCGAACACCTGCTCGATCGCCGTGGGGTCGCCCCAGGCCTGCGGCATGCCGGGCTGGATGCTGACTACCGCCTCGCGCGAACGGATGCTGCCGCTCATGGCGTCGACGATGCGTTGCGTCATGACGTTGATGTCCAGCATCACCTGCTGGTACTCCACCCGGCCCGCGCGCGACAGGCGCAGCATGGCGTCGATGATGCCGGCCGAACGGGTGACGGCGTTCTGGATGAAGCGCAGCGAAGTCGGCAGGTCGTCCTCGATCAGGGTGCGGATCTTCTCCGTCTTGGCTTCCGGCAGGTCGAGCTTCCCGACCTCCTCGCTCAGCTCCCGGGTGGAATGCGTGAGCTCCTTGCTGAAGCCCTGCAGGTTCACCAGCGGCGAGCGCAGGTCGTGCGAGACGCTGTAGATGAACATCTCGTTGTCCTGGGTCTGCTGACGCAGGTGGGTGTTGACCTCGGCCAGTTCGCCCGCGCGTTGCTCCACTTCCTCGCGGTAGGCCTGCGCCAGCCGGCTGGCTTCGATCAAGCGCTCGCCGGTGTTGTGCAGGACATTGTCGAGCATCGATATCTCATCGCTGCCGCGCACCCGCGCGGCCAGTTCGCGGCCGTCGGCCAGGCGCTGGGCATTGTCGGTCAGCACGGCGATGCGGGTGGAGATGTTGCGCGTGAAGGCATACGAGGCCATGCCGGCGGCCATGATCGAGCCCAGCACGGCCGCCATGAGCAGGATGGTCTGCGACTCGCGGGCGTCTTGCAGGTCTTCGTCGCGCTCGGCGCCGAGCTTGCGTTCATTGTCGATGAATTTATTGAGCCGCTCGCGGAAGTCGGCCAGGCGGTGCGGACCGCGTTCGTCGCGCAGCTGCAGCACCAGTTCGTCGCGCTTGCCGTTCTCCATGCGCTCGCGCGCGCTGTCGGCCCAGGCGCGATAGCTGGCGATCGACTGGCGCACCTCCTGTGCGACCCGGCTCTGCTCGGGATTGTCCGAGACCAGCTTTTCGAGTTCGCCCATCTTGATCTCGACGTCGGCCCACATCTCGGGACGGCTGATCGGCTTGGGATCGTTGACGATCACGGAATTGCGGATGCGCGACGACTCCAGCAGCATCGGCTCGCGCACCTCGGCGGCCTTGTTCATCACCATCGCGGAATGGGCGGTCCAGCGTTCGGCCTCCTCGGCGTCGGCCTGGGTCTTGAACAGCGACGCCAGCAGCAGCAGCTCGAACAAGCTCGGGATTGCAACGATCAGCAAACCTTTGGTCAATAATTTCATGTGCGTTCACCCGCCTCTGAACCAGCATGCCATGGATCGCGCGGATCGTTCGCCCGGCTTGCGGCATTGCGCCGCCGTGGCGCCGTCCGTGCGCGTCATCTTGTCATTTTTGCAGCGAGACCACCGGCGCCGTCTTGTTGTTATCGCCTTGTCATCGTGCTCGCCGTCGTTGCCGGCAGGCCGCTTTCCGGTAATCAATTATTACGGACGATTATAAACTCACAAGATGGGAATTACGCGCAACGGATGAGCTGTTTTTGTACCGTTTGCGCCAAAGATGAGCTGTGTCAGCCCGGCGCGGTAAACGCAAAAAGCCGGCCACGAAAGTGCCGGCAGAGAAGATCGGAGCAGGCGCCGGATGATGCCGCGCCCGGCGCGACGCTCAGGCGGCGATCAGCGCCGGCGGCGAGAGCGGATCGAAGTCCTCCCAGTCGCCGTCGCGGATGTGGCCCTGGTTGCGCTCGATGGCGTCGGCATGCAGCCGATGCAGCACCTCGATGGCGCGCCGTTCCTGCTCCTCGCCATACACTTCGACCGCCACCAGCATCCCGGCTTCGCGACGGCGCTGCGGATGGTCGGCGCTGTCCTCGGTCGCACCCAGCGTGCCGACCAGGCTGCCGAGATGGCCGCCCACCAGGACGCCCAGCGCCGGGCCCGCAGGCCCGCTCACGGGCGCGGCCGCCAGGCCCACCGCAGCACCGGCTGCGGCGCCCGCGGCGGCGCCGGCGGCCGCGCCACGGCCGGTATCCTCGGCGCCTGGCGATTTGTCGCGATCGCCGCCGACAGGAAAGGTGTCGTGCTGCCCGGCCGGGTTGACGAAGAAACTGCTGATGCCGCCGCGTTCGTAGCCGGCGACCAGCAATTCATCGACGGCATGCGTGGCTTCGTCCTGCAACTGGAAGCGCCCTGCGATGATGGTGCTCATGATGGTCTCCTCTTTATGCTCGTGTCCGCGCGCGCCCGCCGTGGGCGGCCTTCAGGCGGCCCTGGCTTGCAGGCGCCCGCCCTGCTCGGTCTTGCTGCCGCGATAGCGGCGGATCAGCGCGTTGGTGGAGCTGTCGTGGTGCAACGGCTGGCTGTGGTCGATCAACTGCTTGGCGGTGCGCTTGGCCAGCTGCTTGCCCAGCTCCACGCCCCATTGGTCGAAGGAGTCGACGTTCCAGATCACGCCCTGGGTAAATACGCTGTGCTCATACAGCGCCACCAGCGTGCCCAGGCTGTACGGGGTCAGCTGCTCGACCAGCATGCTGTTGCTGGGACGGTTGCCGTCGAACACGCGGTGCGGCACCAGTTCCTCGGCGGTGCCTTCCTCGCGCACCAGCTCGGCGCTCTTGCCGAACGCCAGCGCCTCCGATTGCGCGAACATGTTGGCCATCAGCAGCTCCTGCTGCTCGCCCAGCGGTTCCAGCGGCTGGCAGAAGCCGATGAAGTCGCACGGCACCAGCTGCGTGCCCTGGTGCAGCATCTGGTAGAAGGAATGCTGGCCGTTGATGCCGTTGTCGCCCCAGTAGACCGGCGAGGTCTGGTAGTCCACCGGCTCGCCGTTGACGGTGATGTGCTTGCCGTTGCTCTCCATGGTGAGCTGCTGCAGGTAGGACGGCAGGCTCTTGAGGTACTGGCTGTACGGCAGCACGGCCTGGCTGGCGGCGCCGAAGAAGCTGGTGTACCACACCGTGAGCAGGCCCAGGATCACCGGCAGGTTGCGCTCCGGCGGCGCGCTGCGGAAGTGCTCGTCCATCGCATGGAAGCCGCGCAGCAGCTCGCGGAAATTCTCGGGGCCGATGGCCACCATGGTCGACAGGCCGATCGCGCTGGTCAGCGAATAGCGGCCGCCGACCCAGTCCCAGAAGCCGAACATGTTGTCCGGATCGATGCCGAAGCGGGTGGCTTCCTCGATGTTGGTGGTGACGCCGGCGAAGTGACGCGCCACCGCCCGTTCATCGCCCAGCTGCGCCACCAGCCAGCGGCGCGCGGCGTTGGCGTTGGTGATGGTTTCCAGCGTGGTGAAGGTCTTGGAGCAGACGATGAACAGGGTCTGTTCGGCCGGCAGGCCGCGCACGGTTTCCTGCAGCGCGGCGCCGTCGACGTCGGACAGGAAGTGCAGGCTGATGTCGCGCTTGCTGTAGTGGCGCAGCGCCTCGCTGGCCATCATGGGGCCGAGGTCGGAGCCGCCGATGCCGATGTTGACCACGTGCCGGATCGGGCGGCCGGTGTGGCCCAGCCATTCGCCGGAACGCACCTGCCGGGCGAAGCGTTCCATGCGGCCCAGCACTTCCTGCACCTGGGCCACGACGTCCTCGCCGTCCACCACCAGGCGTTCGCCGGCGGGCTTGCGCAGCGCCGTGTGCAGCACCGCGCGCCCCTCCGTGTTGTTGATCTTGTCGCCGCGGAACATGGCCTCGATGCGGTCCTGCAAGCCGCACTGGCGCGCCAGCTGCATCAGCAGCGCCATGGTTTCGGAGGTGACCAGGTTCTTGGAGTAGTCGAGATAGATGCCCACGCCCTCGGCGCTCATGGTCTCGCCGCGCTTCTCGTTGGCGGCGAACAGCCGGCTCAGCTGGAAATGGCGGGCGCGGTCGCGGTAGTGTTCCTCCAGCGCAATCCAGGCGCTCTTCTTGGTGAGCGGTTCGCGCTGGGCGTAGATGAAGAGGGGTAGCTGGATGTCGCTGGCGGGCAAAGTCGTCATGGGTGCTGCTCCTTGTTCTTGATGTGGACGGCGGGGAACACGGCGGCCCTGCAGGCCGGACGTTCATGCCGCGATGCATCAAGCGCTTTTCCGGGCAGTTTTCCGCATCGCATCCGCATGGTTCCCGCTTCGCCATCTCGTGGCAGAAGGCTTGCCGGCGCGCCCCAACCCATGCGGGCGGGGCGTCAGGCTCGGGCCATGGTAGCGGCGGCAACAAGCGTGGAGCGATAGGACTGCCGCCCATTTCCGTGTAGGAAAAACGGAAATTGCTGCACTGCAATCAACGGATGCGGCGGCTGTCGCGCGGCGGCGACAAGGCCCTCAACCGTGCAGTTCGAGCAGCTCTACCGGCAGGCTGCCGAGGATCTCTGCCACCGCGATCTGGCCGCCCTGCTCGCCATCCGGCATGGCGCATTCCTCCAGCGCGCCGTGCCCGCTGGTGAGCGCGCTGCGCCAGCGCCGCACCGACTTGCCGTCGCCGTGCGAGAGCACGGCCGGAATGGCGATGCGGGTGTCGCCCCAGACGCCGGCGGACACCAACGGCAAGGCATCGTCGCGCGGCCCCTCGAAGTTCAGCAAGCGCCCCGCCAGGCGCGTGCAGACCACCAGCGCGGCATGCGGCGCGCCCTCCTCATCGCCGCCGGGCGGCAGGATGCGGGCGAAGGCGATGACGTGGCGCGCCAGCTTGCCATGGGTGGACAGCGGGATGTAGCCGCCGTTCCCGAACAGCTCGGCATGGCTGCGCCGATACTGCAGCACCGCGCGGATCAGCTGCAGCTTGGCGCCGCCGTTATGCCATTCGCGCAGCGACACCGGCCGGCTCACCGCATCGGCCAATCGGCGGATGCGCTGCGGGAAATCGACCGCGCTGCGGTTGTCGGGATCGACCAGGCTCAGGTCCCACAGCTCGGTGCCCTGGTAGAAATCGGGAATGCCGGGAGCGCACAGCTTGAGCATGGTCTGGCTCAGGCTGTTGACGGTGCCCAGCGGCGCCAGCCGGCGCACGAACTCCTCCAGCTCGACCAGGAAGGGATGATGGCGCGGGTCCAGCCCCGGATCGCACAGCAGCGCGCGCACGAAGCGTTCGCACGCCGCTTCGTAGTCCAGCTGCGGCGCCAGCCAGTCGCTGCGTCGCTTGCCCTCGCGCAGCGCCTTGCGCTGCCATTCGACCACGCGTTGCGCCAGCTGCTCCAGCGGACGCAGGTCGTCGTCGACGGCGCGCATGCCGTCCGGCCAGGCCCCGATCAGGGTCTGGTACAGCATGCATTCGTCGGCGGCGTCGATGGCGCCCTGCGCGCCGGCCGTGGCCTGCACGATGGGCGCATTCATGCTGCGCCAGTGGCGCAGCACCGTATGCCATTCCTCCGGGATCTCCGACAGCGCGGCCAGCCGCATGCGCGCATCCTCGCCGCGCTTGTGGTCATGGGTGGCGGTGGCCAGCAGGCTGTACGGCGCATGCGCGGCGCGCAGCGTGGCCAGGCGATGGAAGTCACGCACCGGCAGGGTCAGCTGTGAGGGATCGGAGCCGACCTCGTTGCGCGAAAGCAGGCGTCCGTAGCGATAGAAGGCGGTGTCCTCCACCGATTTGGCCGTCAGCGGCGGCGTGAGTTGCTGGAAGCGCGCGATGGCGCGCAGCTGCAGCGCGTGCCGATGCTCGTCGGCCACGTCGTGCAGCAGGTCGCCGCCCAGCCACCCCTCCACGACATGCAAGGCTGCATGGTCGGCCGCATGCAGCGTGGCGCCGGCGGCGATGGCGGCGCAGGCCAGCGTCTCGCGTTCGGCCGCGGGCATGCCGGCGGCGGTGGCGTAGGTGCGATACACCGGGAAATGCACCAGCAGCTCGGCCACGCTGCGGCGGATCGCCATCAGCGAGATATCGCGCGTCTGCACGGCGCTGCGCGCCAGCCGGTGCAGGCACAGCGTGAGCGCATTGAATTCGGCGGCGAAGTTGCGCACCAGGAAGCCGCGCCGCGCCTCGCGCACGATGGCGTCGAAATCGGCCAGCTCACAGCGCTGGCGGATCAGCGGCGCCGGCGTCGCTTGCGCCGCCGGCGCATCGCTGCGCTCCTGCTGGTCGGCGCGACCGGGAACCGGCGCCGGCTCCATCGGCGCGCCGCCCAGCTCGCCGACGATGTCGCGCCAGATATCGTCGAGCACCGGCTCGCCCTCGGGGTCGTGCAGCACGGCGGCGCATTGGTCCATGAATTCGTAGCCGGTAGTGCCGTCCAGTTCCCATTCGGGCGGCAGCCGCTCGTCGCGCGCCAGGATCTTCTCGGCGATGATCCAGGGCTCATGTCCGGCGCGCAGCGCGCGCAGGCGGCGGCGCAGCAGGCGGCAATAGCCGCCGGGGTCGGCCAGGCCGTCGATGTGGTCCAGCCGCACGCCGTCGATCAGGCCCTCGGCGTAGAGTCGGAAGATCTCGGCGTGCATGGCCTCGAACACTTCCTCGGTTTCCACCCGCATGCCGGCCAGCTCGCTGACTTCGAAGAAACGGCGCCAGTTGATCTCGTCGGCGGCGTTGCGCCAGAAGGCCAGCCGATAGTGCTGGCGCTCCAGCAACCGGTGCAGCGCCTCCCGACCCTGCGGCCGCTCCGCCGAAAAAGCGGCCAGCGCGGCATGGATGCCGGCCATGCCGTCGGCGTCCTGCGCCAGCGCGCGCAGCAGCGCCCAGCCGGCCGCCGCCTGCTGCCCGGCCGCAGGCCCGCCGGCGTCGAGCGCGCTGAACAGTGTGATCGCGTCTTGCAGGTGTGCGCTGCCGGCGCCCGCCAGCACCGTCGCGTAGTCGTACGGCGAGAGCGGAAAGTCCTGGTCGTGATGGACGATGTGCAGCTGCCCGTGCTGCTCGTCGAAGCGCAGCGCCAGCTCGCCGGCTTCCAGCGCGTCGGCATAGTGGCGACCCAGGAACGGCAGCAGCAGCTTGCCGGCCAGCGCCGGATCCGGGCTCTCCCAGTCGATGTCGAACCAGTCGGCGTAGCGGCTGCGACGGCCCCAGCGCAGCACGTCCTGCCACCAGGGGTTGTGCTTGCCCACCGCCATGTGGTTGGGGACGATGTCGACGATCAGGCCCATGCCATGCTCTTGCAATTGGCGGCACAGGATGCGCAGGCCCTTCTCGCCGCCCAGCTCGGGATTGACGCGGCCCGGATCGACCACATCGTAGCCGTGCGTGGAGCCGGGCCGCGCCACCAGGATGGGCGAAGCGTAGACATGACTCACGCCCAGCGTGTTGTAGTAGCCCACCAGCCCGGCCGCGTGCTCGAAGCGGAAGTCGCGGTTCAATTGCAGCCGCGCCGTGGCGCGCGGGACATCGCGCCGGCTTTGCCGCTGCGGCAGGCGATCCGCGGCTCTCTGCGCCAGGCGCTCGGCGCGGGCGTTCTCGCGGGTATCCAGGTTCATCTTGTCTCCAGGTGTGACTTGCGCTGTACGCCGCGCGCGCGGCGCAGCCGCTCCAGCCGGGCGCGCGCCTCGTAAGGGGCGAACAATTGCCCCACGTCTTCCGGCAGGCGCCGCCGCCAGTTGGGGTGCGGCTCGGTCAGGCCCGGCAGGTTGGGCTGCTGCGCCAGGCCGAGGATGTCTTCCACCGGCACCACCGCCAGCGGCGCCGGCGTGGCGGCGACGAACTCCAACGCCGCGTCCACCGCCGCGGCGCAGGACTGCAGCGACTGCGGCTGCTCGGGCTGTTCGCCGTTCTCGGCCATCGCATCGATTTCCTCTGCGGCGGCCTGCGGCGCCTCGCCGCTGGACAAGCCCTGTTCAAGGAAGCCCTGCCACAGGCGCTCCCGCTCAAGCGCGCGCTGCGCCAGCGCATCGGCCAGGCCGCGCTCGCCGTCGAGCTGGCCCAGGCGCGCGCGCCAGGCGATGTCGGCGCCGGCCCACCAGCCGGCCACCGTGGGCAGGTCGTGCGTGGTGGTGACGGCGATGGATTTGTCCGACCAGGCTTGCGGCGCCATGAAGCGCTCCTTCTCGCGCTGGAACCACAGCACCCGGATGCCGGCCACACCGGCATCGTCCAGCACCCGGTCGTAGCCGGGCGGCACGGTGCCGAGGTCTTCGCCGATCACCACCGAACGATGGCGCCAGGACTCCAGCGCGATCAGGCGCAGCATGTCCTGCAGCGGGTAGCGCACGTAGGCGCCGGCCTCGGCGCCCAGCGCGCTGGGCACCAGCCACAGCCGGTTCAGGCCCAGCACGTGATCGATGCGCACGCCGCCGCCCTGCGCGAACGAAGCGCGCAGCATTGCCAGGTAGCCCTGGTAGCCGCTGCGGCGCAAGGCCAGCGGCGAGAATGCGCCCAGGCCCCAGTTCTGTCCTTGCGGCGCCAGCAGGTCGGGCGGCGCGCCCACGGTCAGCCCGGCGGCGATCTCGCCCTGGTGGCTCCAGGCCTGGCTGCCGCCGTTGTCGGCGCCCACCGCCAGGTCGGCGATGAGGCCGATCGGCATGCCGGCCTCCTGCGCCCGCCGCTGCGCCTGCGCCAGGCCACGCGCGGCCTGCCATTGCAGGAACAGGTGGAAATCGATCTCGCCGCCCTGCTCGCGCGCGAACTGGCGCATCTGCGGCGTGTCCGGATCGCGCCCGGCCTCGCCCCAGCTGCGCCAGTCGCAGGCGCCGGCCAAACCTTGCAGCGAGCGTGCATGGCTGTACGCCTCGTAGAGCGCGTGCGCATGCAGCGCGCGGCCGCCGTCGAGCTTGAACGCGGCAAAGGCGGCCTGGCCTCCGCCCTCGCGCGCCGCCTCGATCTGGTGCAGCGCATACAGCCGGCGCAGCAGCGCCATGCGATGGGCGCCGGCGCGCTCCCAGTCGATCAGGCCGGCGCGTTGCAGGCGTTCGTGGCCGGAGATCATCTCCGGTCCGCCCTCGGCCAGCGCCTGGGCTTGCGCGGCCTCGCCCAGCACCGCCGCCGGGTCGACCAGCAAAGGATTCAGGAACAGCCGGCTGGATGGCGAATACGGACTGCTGCGACCCGGCTCGGCCGCGAACATCGCATGCACCGGCGACATCGCCAGCGCTGCGGCGCCGTAGCCGGCCGCGGCCTCGGCCAGCTCGGCCAGCGCGCTGAAGTGGCCGATGCCGCCGTCGCCATAGACCTTGCGCGCCGGCTTGAGGCTGTCGCTGCGCAGGCTGTAGAGCTGCGCCG
This genomic window contains:
- a CDS encoding sensor histidine kinase; its protein translation is MKLLTKGLLIVAIPSLFELLLLASLFKTQADAEEAERWTAHSAMVMNKAAEVREPMLLESSRIRNSVIVNDPKPISRPEMWADVEIKMGELEKLVSDNPEQSRVAQEVRQSIASYRAWADSARERMENGKRDELVLQLRDERGPHRLADFRERLNKFIDNERKLGAERDEDLQDARESQTILLMAAVLGSIMAAGMASYAFTRNISTRIAVLTDNAQRLADGRELAARVRGSDEISMLDNVLHNTGERLIEASRLAQAYREEVEQRAGELAEVNTHLRQQTQDNEMFIYSVSHDLRSPLVNLQGFSKELTHSTRELSEEVGKLDLPEAKTEKIRTLIEDDLPTSLRFIQNAVTRSAGIIDAMLRLSRAGRVEYQQVMLDINVMTQRIVDAMSGSIRSREAVVSIQPGMPQAWGDPTAIEQVFGNLVGNAVNYLDPKRAGRIEIGCMSVDGAGDGEGLNTYYVRDNGLGIPAGHMGRMFTAFQRLHGNVAQGEGIGLALVKRVVERHGGKIWVESAEGIGTTFFVALPAQPATI
- the pgi gene encoding glucose-6-phosphate isomerase codes for the protein MTTLPASDIQLPLFIYAQREPLTKKSAWIALEEHYRDRARHFQLSRLFAANEKRGETMSAEGVGIYLDYSKNLVTSETMALLMQLARQCGLQDRIEAMFRGDKINNTEGRAVLHTALRKPAGERLVVDGEDVVAQVQEVLGRMERFARQVRSGEWLGHTGRPIRHVVNIGIGGSDLGPMMASEALRHYSKRDISLHFLSDVDGAALQETVRGLPAEQTLFIVCSKTFTTLETITNANAARRWLVAQLGDERAVARHFAGVTTNIEEATRFGIDPDNMFGFWDWVGGRYSLTSAIGLSTMVAIGPENFRELLRGFHAMDEHFRSAPPERNLPVILGLLTVWYTSFFGAASQAVLPYSQYLKSLPSYLQQLTMESNGKHITVNGEPVDYQTSPVYWGDNGINGQHSFYQMLHQGTQLVPCDFIGFCQPLEPLGEQQELLMANMFAQSEALAFGKSAELVREEGTAEELVPHRVFDGNRPSNSMLVEQLTPYSLGTLVALYEHSVFTQGVIWNVDSFDQWGVELGKQLAKRTAKQLIDHSQPLHHDSSTNALIRRYRGSKTEQGGRLQARAA
- a CDS encoding malto-oligosyltrehalose synthase gives rise to the protein MNLDTRENARAERLAQRAADRLPQRQSRRDVPRATARLQLNRDFRFEHAAGLVGYYNTLGVSHVYASPILVARPGSTHGYDVVDPGRVNPELGGEKGLRILCRQLQEHGMGLIVDIVPNHMAVGKHNPWWQDVLRWGRRSRYADWFDIDWESPDPALAGKLLLPFLGRHYADALEAGELALRFDEQHGQLHIVHHDQDFPLSPYDYATVLAGAGSAHLQDAITLFSALDAGGPAAGQQAAAGWALLRALAQDADGMAGIHAALAAFSAERPQGREALHRLLERQHYRLAFWRNAADEINWRRFFEVSELAGMRVETEEVFEAMHAEIFRLYAEGLIDGVRLDHIDGLADPGGYCRLLRRRLRALRAGHEPWIIAEKILARDERLPPEWELDGTTGYEFMDQCAAVLHDPEGEPVLDDIWRDIVGELGGAPMEPAPVPGRADQQERSDAPAAQATPAPLIRQRCELADFDAIVREARRGFLVRNFAAEFNALTLCLHRLARSAVQTRDISLMAIRRSVAELLVHFPVYRTYATAAGMPAAERETLACAAIAAGATLHAADHAALHVVEGWLGGDLLHDVADEHRHALQLRAIARFQQLTPPLTAKSVEDTAFYRYGRLLSRNEVGSDPSQLTLPVRDFHRLATLRAAHAPYSLLATATHDHKRGEDARMRLAALSEIPEEWHTVLRHWRSMNAPIVQATAGAQGAIDAADECMLYQTLIGAWPDGMRAVDDDLRPLEQLAQRVVEWQRKALREGKRRSDWLAPQLDYEAACERFVRALLCDPGLDPRHHPFLVELEEFVRRLAPLGTVNSLSQTMLKLCAPGIPDFYQGTELWDLSLVDPDNRSAVDFPQRIRRLADAVSRPVSLREWHNGGAKLQLIRAVLQYRRSHAELFGNGGYIPLSTHGKLARHVIAFARILPPGGDEEGAPHAALVVCTRLAGRLLNFEGPRDDALPLVSAGVWGDTRIAIPAVLSHGDGKSVRRWRSALTSGHGALEECAMPDGEQGGQIAVAEILGSLPVELLELHG
- the malQ gene encoding 4-alpha-glucanotransferase, producing the protein MTGAALARNGAPAASPAQIAPASETPLHLLAARAGIAVRWTDAYDQPQQVSDEAQRAILEALGLPCASDADCRDSLALLEREQAVGQLPPLITGVQRQPVELPMSSRLHGQSCRVELENGARLTLLISGDLSRPPCIPAIELAGYHRLLVAGHILTLAIAPPRCYTIADALREGGAQRGWALSAQLYSLRSDSLKPARKVYGDGGIGHFSALAELAEAAAGYGAAALAMSPVHAMFAAEPGRSSPYSPSSRLFLNPLLVDPAAVLGEAAQAQALAEGGPEMISGHERLQRAGLIDWERAGAHRMALLRRLYALHQIEAAREGGGQAAFAAFKLDGGRALHAHALYEAYSHARSLQGLAGACDWRSWGEAGRDPDTPQMRQFAREQGGEIDFHLFLQWQAARGLAQAQRRAQEAGMPIGLIADLAVGADNGGSQAWSHQGEIAAGLTVGAPPDLLAPQGQNWGLGAFSPLALRRSGYQGYLAMLRASFAQGGGVRIDHVLGLNRLWLVPSALGAEAGAYVRYPLQDMLRLIALESWRHRSVVIGEDLGTVPPGYDRVLDDAGVAGIRVLWFQREKERFMAPQAWSDKSIAVTTTHDLPTVAGWWAGADIAWRARLGQLDGERGLADALAQRALERERLWQGFLEQGLSSGEAPQAAAEEIDAMAENGEQPEQPQSLQSCAAAVDAALEFVAATPAPLAVVPVEDILGLAQQPNLPGLTEPHPNWRRRLPEDVGQLFAPYEARARLERLRRARGVQRKSHLETR